The Xanthomonas sp. CFBP 8443 genome has a window encoding:
- a CDS encoding VOC family protein, protein MSLTLRGLHHVAIIASDYARSKDFYCRVLGLRVVAEVYRDARDSWKLDLALPDGTQIELFSFPAPPPRPSRPEACGLRHLALRVSDLDAAIAHLQAHGVVTEPIRIDEYTGRRFTFFADPDDLPLELYEGG, encoded by the coding sequence ATGAGCCTGACCCTGCGCGGCCTGCACCATGTGGCGATCATCGCCTCCGACTACGCGCGCTCGAAGGATTTCTACTGCCGCGTCCTCGGCCTGCGCGTGGTCGCCGAGGTCTACCGCGACGCGCGCGACTCCTGGAAGCTGGACCTGGCCCTGCCCGACGGCACCCAGATCGAACTGTTCTCGTTCCCCGCGCCGCCGCCGCGGCCGAGCCGCCCGGAAGCCTGCGGCCTGCGCCACCTGGCGCTGCGCGTGAGCGACCTGGACGCGGCCATCGCCCACCTGCAGGCGCACGGCGTGGTCACCGAGCCGATCCGCATCGACGAATACACCGGGCGCCGCTTCACCTTCTTCGCCGACCCGGACGACCTGCCGCTGGAGCTGTACGAGGGCGGCTGA
- a CDS encoding DUF502 domain-containing protein, which translates to MSPETPAPHPRPSLQRLFLTGLLTLLPIWLTWVVVKFVFVLLSGISSPWVVPLSARIAASFPREMGWATALWVQNTIALIATLAAILLVGILSRRVIGQRLLRWFEAIMRRIPLASVVYDSARKLLDILQTQPGSTQRVVLIDFPHRDMKSVGLVTRVIKEQGTGRELAAVYVPTTPNPTSGYLEIVPVELLTPTDWSVDQAMSFIISGGAVAPDSVPFTRTMDR; encoded by the coding sequence ATGTCGCCCGAAACCCCCGCTCCGCACCCGCGCCCGTCCCTGCAACGGCTGTTCCTCACCGGCCTGCTGACCCTGCTGCCGATCTGGCTGACCTGGGTCGTGGTCAAGTTCGTGTTCGTGCTGCTGTCGGGCATCAGCAGCCCGTGGGTGGTGCCGCTGTCGGCGCGCATCGCCGCCTCGTTCCCGCGCGAGATGGGCTGGGCCACCGCGCTGTGGGTGCAGAACACCATCGCCCTGATCGCCACCCTGGCGGCGATCCTGCTGGTCGGCATCCTCAGCCGGCGCGTGATCGGGCAACGCCTGCTGCGCTGGTTCGAGGCGATCATGCGCCGCATCCCGCTGGCCAGCGTGGTCTACGACAGCGCGCGCAAACTGCTGGACATCCTGCAGACCCAGCCCGGCAGCACCCAGCGCGTGGTGCTGATCGACTTCCCGCACCGCGACATGAAGTCGGTGGGCCTGGTGACGCGGGTGATCAAGGAACAGGGCACCGGCCGCGAACTGGCCGCGGTGTACGTGCCGACCACGCCGAACCCGACCTCCGGCTACCTGGAGATCGTGCCGGTGGAACTGCTGACCCCCACCGACTGGAGCGTGGACCAGGCGATGAGCTTCATCATCTCCGGCGGCGCGGTGGCGCCGGACAGCGTGCCGTTCACCCGCACCATGGACCGCTGA
- a CDS encoding DUF4442 domain-containing protein, with product MNASLFRLGLNLWPPFLFAGIHLVELSADYRYARVELRMRPWNRNYVGTHFGGSLFAMTDPFWMLLAMQNLGGAYYVWDKAGSIEFVRPGRGTVTAQFRLDDALLDEIRTATAGGEKYLRWFDNEILDAHGEVVARTRKQLYVKRKPAR from the coding sequence ATGAATGCTTCGTTGTTCCGTCTGGGCCTGAACCTGTGGCCGCCGTTCCTGTTCGCCGGCATCCACCTGGTGGAATTGAGTGCGGACTACCGCTACGCGCGGGTCGAACTGCGCATGCGGCCGTGGAACCGCAACTACGTCGGCACCCATTTCGGCGGCAGCCTGTTCGCGATGACCGATCCGTTCTGGATGCTGCTGGCGATGCAGAACCTGGGCGGCGCCTACTACGTCTGGGACAAGGCCGGCAGCATCGAGTTCGTGCGCCCGGGGCGCGGCACGGTGACCGCGCAGTTCCGCCTCGACGACGCGCTGCTGGACGAGATCCGCACCGCCACCGCCGGCGGCGAGAAATACCTGCGCTGGTTCGACAACGAGATCCTCGACGCGCACGGCGAGGTGGTCGCGCGCACGCGCAAGCAGCTGTACGTCAAGCGCAAGCCGGCGCGGTAA
- a CDS encoding DUF885 family protein translates to MPPSFPRLLSLAIAAVLSLSLAVPADAAKKKTAKQQTAQTRAKASKARKARPAAAPVVRSKAEQLNRLYDDYWEASLKLNPLQATFQGDSRYNDQLPNFLSPAFRQQSHDFTVQWLGKAEAIGKDGLSGQDLLSYEIFVGDARNALESEKYPSWMQPVNQFYNVGSIMVMLGSGTGAQPFRNAKDYDNWSRRALGIPALFDQAIANMREGMKAGVVQPRALMEKVLPQLDAIIKPTAEESLFWGPVRNLPADMPEAEKQRITAEYKRMIEYRIMPAYRSLRGFIATEYMPATRSTAGVGALPGGADWYAYNVRQSTTTELSPAQIHQIGLDEVARIQGQIQAVMKQVKFRGSMPKFFKFMQTDKRFTFKSEDELLTYYRGLETRVDAAVPRMFSLKPKAAFEIRPVEPYRAQSAAGGSYMRPSEDGSRPGIFYVNTYDLPSRKTWDAEDLYLHEAIPGHHFQLGLQQELTNLPKFRRFGGETAYIEGWGLYTESLGKELGLYQDPYNYFGYLQNELWRAIRLVVDTGLHSKGWTREQVIDYMLENSATSRTDAEAEAERYMAIPGQALSYKIGEMKIMQLRDYARAQLGAKFDIREFHAEILKDGSVPLDVLQEKIERWVASKKG, encoded by the coding sequence ATGCCGCCCAGCTTTCCCCGTCTGCTGTCGCTCGCCATCGCCGCCGTCCTGAGCCTGTCGCTGGCCGTACCGGCGGACGCGGCCAAGAAAAAGACCGCCAAACAGCAGACTGCGCAGACCCGCGCCAAGGCCAGCAAGGCCAGGAAGGCGCGCCCGGCCGCAGCGCCGGTGGTGCGCAGCAAGGCCGAGCAGCTCAATCGCCTGTACGACGACTACTGGGAAGCCTCGCTGAAGTTGAACCCCCTGCAGGCCACGTTCCAGGGCGACAGCCGCTACAACGACCAACTGCCGAACTTCCTGTCGCCCGCGTTCCGCCAGCAGTCGCACGACTTCACTGTGCAGTGGTTGGGCAAGGCCGAGGCGATCGGCAAGGACGGGCTCAGCGGGCAGGACCTGCTCAGCTACGAGATCTTCGTCGGCGACGCGCGCAACGCACTGGAGTCGGAGAAGTACCCGAGCTGGATGCAGCCGGTGAACCAGTTCTACAACGTCGGCAGCATCATGGTGATGCTCGGCTCGGGCACCGGCGCGCAGCCGTTCCGCAATGCCAAGGACTACGACAACTGGTCGCGGCGCGCGCTCGGCATCCCGGCCCTGTTCGACCAGGCCATCGCCAACATGCGCGAGGGCATGAAGGCCGGCGTGGTGCAGCCGCGCGCGCTGATGGAGAAGGTGCTGCCGCAGCTGGACGCGATCATCAAGCCCACCGCCGAGGAAAGCCTGTTCTGGGGCCCGGTGCGCAACCTGCCGGCGGACATGCCCGAGGCCGAGAAGCAGCGCATTACCGCCGAATACAAGCGCATGATCGAATACCGGATCATGCCGGCGTACCGCTCGCTGCGCGGCTTCATCGCCACCGAATACATGCCGGCCACGCGCAGCACCGCCGGCGTCGGCGCGCTGCCCGGCGGCGCGGACTGGTACGCGTACAACGTGCGCCAGAGCACCACCACCGAACTGAGCCCGGCGCAGATCCACCAGATCGGCCTGGACGAGGTCGCGCGCATCCAGGGGCAGATCCAGGCGGTGATGAAGCAGGTGAAGTTCCGCGGCTCGATGCCGAAGTTCTTCAAGTTCATGCAGACCGACAAGCGCTTCACCTTCAAGAGCGAGGACGAACTGCTGACCTACTACCGCGGCCTGGAGACGCGGGTGGACGCGGCGGTGCCGCGCATGTTCTCGCTCAAGCCCAAAGCGGCGTTCGAGATCCGCCCGGTGGAACCGTACCGCGCGCAGTCGGCGGCCGGCGGCTCGTACATGCGTCCCAGCGAGGACGGCTCGCGCCCGGGCATCTTCTACGTCAACACCTACGACCTGCCCAGCCGCAAGACCTGGGATGCGGAAGACCTGTACCTGCACGAGGCCATTCCCGGCCACCACTTCCAACTCGGCCTGCAGCAGGAACTGACCAACCTGCCCAAGTTCCGCCGCTTCGGCGGCGAGACCGCCTACATCGAAGGCTGGGGCCTGTACACCGAATCGCTGGGCAAGGAGCTGGGCCTGTACCAGGACCCGTACAACTACTTCGGCTACCTGCAGAACGAGTTGTGGCGCGCGATCCGCCTGGTGGTGGACACCGGCCTGCACAGCAAGGGCTGGACCCGCGAGCAGGTGATCGACTACATGCTCGAGAACTCGGCCACCAGCCGCACCGATGCCGAAGCCGAGGCCGAGCGCTACATGGCCATTCCCGGGCAGGCGCTGTCCTACAAGATCGGCGAGATGAAGATCATGCAGCTGCGCGACTACGCGCGCGCGCAGCTCGGCGCCAAGTTCGACATCCGCGAGTTCCACGCCGAGATCCTGAAGGACGGCTCGGTGCCGCTGGACGTGCTGCAGGAAAAGATCGAACGCTGGGTGGCGAGCAAGAAGGGCTGA
- a CDS encoding queuosine precursor transporter, whose product MRNGTLDDRAVRLFIGLAAFFCVNAALAEFIGVKIFALEDTLGIAPLNWNLFGQAGSMNFTAGTLLWPLVFILTDTINEFFGRRGVRFISWLAVALIGYGFLFAFAAIALAPAGFWVGAAQAQGVPDYQAAFAAVFGQGLWTIAGSLVAFLAGQLIDVAVFHRIRNATGEKHVWLRATGSTAVSQLIDSFVVIYIAFVLGPQHWSIPLFLAVSTLNYICKMLLAVLLIPLLYLMRRLITDYLSPARAAQLREEAAAD is encoded by the coding sequence ATGCGCAACGGCACGCTCGACGATCGCGCCGTTCGCCTGTTCATCGGCCTGGCCGCGTTCTTCTGCGTCAATGCCGCGCTGGCCGAATTCATCGGGGTCAAGATCTTCGCGCTGGAAGACACCCTGGGCATCGCGCCGCTGAACTGGAACCTGTTCGGCCAGGCCGGCTCGATGAACTTCACCGCCGGCACCTTGTTGTGGCCGCTGGTGTTCATCCTCACCGACACCATCAACGAATTCTTCGGCCGGCGCGGGGTGCGCTTCATCTCGTGGCTGGCGGTGGCGCTGATCGGCTACGGCTTCCTGTTCGCGTTCGCCGCCATCGCACTGGCGCCGGCCGGATTCTGGGTGGGCGCGGCGCAGGCGCAGGGCGTGCCCGACTACCAGGCTGCGTTCGCCGCGGTGTTCGGCCAGGGCCTGTGGACCATCGCCGGCTCGCTGGTCGCGTTCCTGGCCGGGCAGCTGATCGACGTGGCGGTGTTCCACCGCATCCGCAACGCCACCGGCGAAAAACACGTGTGGCTGCGCGCCACCGGCTCCACCGCGGTGTCGCAGCTGATCGACAGCTTCGTGGTCATCTACATCGCCTTCGTGCTCGGCCCGCAGCACTGGTCGATCCCGCTGTTCCTGGCGGTGAGCACACTCAACTACATCTGCAAGATGCTGCTGGCGGTGCTGCTGATCCCGCTGCTGTACCTGATGCGGCGGCTGATCACCGACTACCTCAGTCCTGCCCGCGCCGCGCAACTGCGCGAGGAAGCTGCGGCCGACTGA
- a CDS encoding ABC transporter ATP-binding protein, translating to MLQIRELSKTYANGVHALKGVTLDIPHGMFGLLGPNGAGKSSLMRTLATLQEADSGSATLTTADGQTIDVLRDKDALRRKLGYLPQDFGVYPKVSALDLLDHFAVLKGLTERRQRKELVEGLLQQVNLWDARKRKLGTYSGGMRQRFGIAQALLGNPQLVIVDEPTAGLDPEERNRFLNLLAEIGENVVVILSTHIVEDVTDLCPAMAIMNKGQVLLTGRPADAIATLSQQVWRKQVAKSALAEYEARFTVLSTRLVAGSPVIHVFSAECPEAGFEPVSPDLEDVYFQRLRQQARAA from the coding sequence ATGCTGCAGATCCGCGAGCTGTCCAAGACCTACGCCAATGGCGTCCATGCGCTCAAGGGCGTCACCCTGGACATCCCGCACGGCATGTTCGGCCTGCTCGGCCCCAACGGCGCCGGCAAGTCCTCGTTGATGCGCACCCTGGCCACGCTGCAGGAAGCCGATTCCGGCAGCGCCACGCTCACCACCGCCGATGGCCAGACGATCGATGTGCTGCGCGACAAGGACGCGCTGCGGCGCAAACTCGGCTACCTGCCGCAGGATTTCGGCGTCTATCCCAAGGTCAGCGCGCTGGACCTGCTCGATCATTTCGCGGTGCTGAAAGGGCTCACCGAGCGGCGCCAGCGCAAGGAGCTGGTCGAGGGGCTGCTGCAGCAGGTCAACCTGTGGGATGCGCGCAAGCGCAAGCTGGGCACCTATTCCGGCGGCATGCGCCAGCGCTTCGGCATCGCCCAGGCGCTGCTCGGCAATCCGCAGCTGGTCATCGTCGACGAACCCACCGCAGGCCTGGATCCGGAGGAACGCAACCGCTTCCTCAACCTGCTGGCCGAGATCGGCGAGAACGTGGTGGTGATCCTGTCCACCCACATCGTCGAGGACGTCACCGACCTGTGCCCGGCGATGGCGATCATGAACAAGGGCCAGGTCCTGCTGACCGGCCGTCCCGCCGACGCCATCGCCACGCTCAGCCAGCAGGTCTGGCGCAAGCAGGTGGCCAAGAGCGCGCTGGCGGAGTACGAAGCGCGCTTCACCGTGCTGTCCACGCGGCTGGTGGCCGGCAGCCCGGTGATCCATGTGTTCAGCGCCGAGTGCCCGGAAGCGGGCTTCGAACCGGTCTCGCCCGACCTCGAGGACGTGTATTTCCAGCGCCTGCGCCAGCAGGCGCGGGCCGCCTGA
- a CDS encoding ABC transporter permease subunit, with the protein MILAFLRFELREQLRSPLLWLLAALLALLAFGASSSDAVQIGGGIGNVHRNAPSVVATMMTAFTLIGLLVATLFVSNALLRDFELGTAELVFSSPVRRRDYLVGRIGAALLACMVMYLIVAFGIFIAQFMPWIDPVRLGPVAVSSYLWTLAVMVLPNVLFATALLSLLAVTARNILWVYVGVIVFLVLYGVSRAVLADLDNVWAATLSDPLGIRALAQTLRYWSAEERNHNLPELSGYLLANRALWLGVSVLLFAATFALFRTERSGTRRRFGRKQPAPAVAAPVAAAAIAARAVRLPAAVPFAQNGAGWRQLLRQVRFDTLGVFRSAPFVVLLLLGIANFVPQALFGGNYYGTDIWPVTSIMLQGLQNSYSFLLVIIVLFYAGELVWKERGVRIDGITDAMPVPNWVPLLGKLLTLIAVIAAFQAVGALASVAVQLGKGYTQIEPLLYLKTLALGSVFYVLMGGMALVLQVLSNNKFFGYALLILLLIGQVALSMLDYTQSLYNFGSWPNAPYSDMNGFGHFLPGQLWLQGYWGLFLLTLLLLAAAFWPRGVGNGPRQRLRLARQRLRGGAGVATALSLLAFAAVGGWIYWNTNIYNTFRSPDQELDLQARYEREYRKYKDLPQPRIVAVTNQVDLHPETQSVVVDATWTVRNTHATPIGDVHLGMSGEDGDDTLVAVDLGGQTLVKHDKALGYRIYRLSTPLQPGEQRTFRFRVDRHPHGLTVRQAQTEIVGNGSFFNSSMLPWFGYNEQQQIEDRNERRKRGLGEPTRMPKLEDQAARANTYISDDADWIDFATTICTAPDQIALAPGYLQKEFVRQGRRCFSYAMDRPMLNFYAYLSARWQVKKARYKDIPIEVYYDAKHPYNVQRMIEGVQKSLAYYEQHFTPYQHHQVRIIEFPGYQSFAQSFANTIPYSESIGFIADLRDPDDIDYVFYVTAHEVAHQWWAHQVIGANVQGATMLSESLAQYSALMVMEQEYGRAHMRRFLKYELDRYLSGRGGESLEELPLYRVENQQYIHYRKGSLVFYRLREEIGEQALNRALHKFLLAKAFQQPPYTTSAELLQFIRAEARPEQQALITDLFEKITFYDNRVEAATARKRADGRYDVTLQLHAAKHYVDGKGKERGGALDDWIEVGVFAKGPSGKERDEQVLYLQRLHVTTAAPTITVTVERLPSEAGFDPYNKLIDRVSNDNRKQVTLQ; encoded by the coding sequence ATGATCCTGGCTTTCCTGCGCTTCGAGCTGCGCGAGCAGTTGCGTTCCCCCCTGCTGTGGCTGCTGGCCGCGCTGCTCGCCCTGCTCGCCTTCGGCGCCAGCTCCAGCGACGCGGTGCAGATCGGCGGCGGCATCGGCAACGTCCACCGCAATGCGCCCTCGGTCGTCGCCACGATGATGACCGCCTTCACCCTGATCGGCTTGCTGGTGGCCACGCTGTTCGTCAGCAATGCGCTGCTGCGCGACTTCGAGCTGGGCACCGCCGAACTGGTGTTCTCCAGCCCGGTACGGCGCCGCGACTATCTGGTCGGACGCATCGGCGCAGCCTTGCTGGCCTGCATGGTGATGTACCTGATCGTCGCGTTCGGCATCTTCATCGCCCAGTTCATGCCGTGGATCGATCCGGTCCGGCTGGGGCCGGTGGCCGTCTCGTCCTACCTGTGGACGCTGGCGGTGATGGTGCTGCCGAACGTGCTGTTCGCCACCGCGCTGCTGTCGCTGCTGGCGGTGACCGCGCGCAACATCCTGTGGGTGTATGTCGGCGTCATCGTGTTCCTGGTGCTGTACGGGGTCAGCCGCGCGGTGCTGGCCGACCTGGACAACGTCTGGGCGGCCACCCTGTCCGACCCGCTCGGCATCCGCGCGCTGGCGCAGACGCTGCGCTACTGGTCGGCGGAAGAGCGCAACCACAACCTGCCCGAACTCAGCGGCTACCTGCTGGCCAACCGTGCGCTGTGGCTGGGCGTGTCGGTGCTGCTGTTCGCGGCGACCTTCGCCCTGTTCCGCACCGAACGCAGCGGTACCCGCCGCCGTTTCGGCCGCAAGCAGCCGGCGCCGGCCGTCGCGGCGCCCGTGGCCGCAGCCGCGATCGCTGCGCGCGCCGTGCGACTGCCGGCAGCCGTCCCGTTCGCGCAGAACGGCGCCGGCTGGCGGCAATTGCTGCGGCAGGTGCGCTTCGACACCCTGGGCGTGTTCCGCAGCGCGCCGTTCGTGGTCCTGCTGCTGCTCGGCATCGCCAACTTCGTGCCGCAGGCCTTGTTCGGCGGCAACTACTACGGCACCGACATCTGGCCGGTGACCTCGATCATGCTGCAGGGGCTGCAGAACAGCTACAGCTTCCTGCTGGTGATCATCGTGCTGTTCTATGCCGGCGAACTGGTGTGGAAGGAACGCGGCGTGCGCATCGACGGCATCACCGATGCGATGCCGGTCCCGAACTGGGTGCCGCTGCTGGGCAAGCTGTTGACGCTGATCGCGGTGATCGCGGCGTTCCAGGCGGTCGGCGCGCTGGCTTCGGTCGCGGTGCAGCTGGGCAAGGGCTATACCCAGATCGAGCCGCTGCTGTATCTGAAGACGCTGGCGCTGGGTTCGGTGTTCTACGTGTTGATGGGCGGCATGGCGCTGGTGCTGCAGGTGCTGAGCAACAACAAGTTCTTCGGCTATGCGCTGCTGATCCTGCTGCTGATCGGGCAGGTGGCGCTGTCGATGCTCGACTACACGCAGAGCCTGTACAACTTCGGCAGTTGGCCGAATGCGCCGTATTCGGACATGAACGGCTTCGGCCACTTCCTGCCGGGGCAGCTGTGGCTGCAAGGCTATTGGGGCCTGTTCCTGCTGACCTTGCTGTTGCTGGCGGCCGCGTTCTGGCCGCGCGGCGTCGGCAACGGACCGCGCCAGCGGCTGCGGCTGGCACGGCAGCGCCTGCGCGGCGGCGCCGGGGTCGCGACCGCGCTGTCGCTGCTGGCGTTCGCCGCGGTCGGCGGCTGGATCTACTGGAACACCAATATCTACAACACGTTCCGCTCGCCCGACCAGGAACTGGACCTGCAGGCCCGCTACGAGCGCGAGTACCGCAAGTACAAGGACCTGCCGCAACCGCGCATCGTCGCGGTGACCAACCAGGTCGATCTGCACCCTGAAACGCAGTCGGTCGTCGTGGACGCCACCTGGACCGTGCGCAATACCCACGCCACGCCGATCGGCGACGTGCACCTGGGCATGAGCGGCGAGGATGGCGACGACACCTTGGTCGCGGTGGACCTGGGCGGGCAGACCCTGGTCAAGCACGACAAGGCGCTGGGCTACCGCATCTACCGGCTGAGCACCCCGCTGCAGCCCGGCGAGCAGCGCACGTTCCGCTTCCGTGTCGATCGCCATCCGCACGGGCTCACCGTGCGCCAGGCGCAGACCGAGATCGTGGGCAACGGCAGCTTCTTCAACAGCAGCATGCTGCCGTGGTTCGGCTACAACGAGCAGCAGCAGATCGAGGACCGCAACGAGCGCCGCAAGCGCGGGCTCGGCGAACCCACGCGCATGCCCAAGCTAGAAGACCAGGCCGCGCGCGCCAACACCTATATCAGCGACGATGCCGACTGGATCGATTTCGCCACCACCATCTGCACCGCGCCGGACCAGATCGCGCTGGCGCCCGGCTATCTGCAGAAGGAATTCGTGCGCCAGGGCCGGCGTTGCTTCAGTTACGCGATGGACCGGCCGATGCTGAACTTCTACGCCTACCTGTCGGCACGCTGGCAGGTGAAGAAGGCGCGCTACAAGGACATCCCGATCGAGGTCTACTACGACGCCAAGCATCCGTACAACGTGCAGCGGATGATCGAGGGCGTGCAGAAGTCGCTGGCCTACTACGAGCAGCACTTCACCCCGTACCAGCATCATCAGGTACGCATCATCGAGTTCCCCGGCTACCAGAGCTTCGCCCAGTCCTTCGCCAACACCATCCCGTACTCGGAGTCGATCGGCTTCATCGCCGACCTGCGCGACCCGGACGATATCGACTACGTGTTCTACGTCACCGCGCACGAAGTGGCGCATCAGTGGTGGGCGCACCAGGTGATCGGCGCCAACGTGCAGGGCGCGACGATGCTGTCCGAATCGCTGGCGCAGTACTCGGCGCTGATGGTGATGGAGCAGGAGTACGGACGCGCGCACATGCGCCGCTTCCTGAAGTACGAACTGGACCGCTATCTGAGCGGACGCGGCGGCGAAAGCCTGGAGGAGCTGCCGCTGTACCGCGTGGAGAACCAGCAGTACATCCACTACCGCAAGGGCTCGCTGGTGTTCTACCGGTTGCGCGAGGAGATCGGCGAGCAGGCGCTGAACCGCGCGCTGCACAAGTTCCTGCTGGCCAAGGCCTTCCAGCAGCCGCCATACACCACATCGGCCGAGTTGCTGCAGTTCATCCGCGCCGAGGCACGCCCCGAGCAGCAAGCGCTGATCACCGACCTGTTCGAGAAGATCACCTTCTACGACAACCGGGTCGAAGCGGCGACCGCGCGCAAGCGTGCCGATGGCCGCTACGACGTGACCCTGCAGTTGCACGCCGCCAAGCACTATGTGGACGGCAAGGGCAAGGAGCGCGGCGGCGCGCTGGACGACTGGATCGAAGTCGGCGTCTTCGCCAAGGGACCGTCGGGCAAGGAACGCGACGAGCAGGTGCTGTACCTGCAGCGCCTGCACGTGACCACCGCCGCGCCGACGATCACCGTGACCGTGGAGCGCCTGCCCAGCGAAGCCGGCTTCGATCCGTACAACAAGCTGATCGACCGGGTCTCGAACGACAACCGCAAGCAGGTGACGCTGCAGTAA
- a CDS encoding VOC family protein codes for MALTALTPMLRSADLGAALAFYTGMLEFRIESGGADAGWASLRHGPLALMLAARQAQGDAAVSGFPGSLYFRTDDVDAWWQRLQPHARIAYPLEEFAYGMREFAIHDPDGHLLQFGQALCR; via the coding sequence ATGGCCTTGACCGCGTTGACCCCGATGCTGCGCAGCGCCGACCTGGGCGCGGCGCTGGCGTTCTACACCGGCATGCTGGAGTTCCGCATCGAAAGTGGCGGCGCGGACGCCGGCTGGGCGTCGCTGCGGCATGGCCCGCTGGCGCTGATGCTGGCCGCTCGCCAGGCGCAGGGCGATGCCGCGGTTTCCGGCTTCCCCGGCTCGCTGTACTTCCGCACCGACGACGTGGACGCGTGGTGGCAGCGGCTGCAGCCGCATGCGCGCATCGCCTACCCGCTGGAGGAGTTCGCCTACGGCATGCGCGAGTTCGCGATCCACGATCCGGACGGCCACCTGCTGCAGTTCGGCCAGGCGCTGTGCCGATGA
- a CDS encoding DUF2147 domain-containing protein: MRTTFKTLMLALPLSLAAFVAQAADTSPVGRWQTIDDETGKPKSIVQIEQAGNGTLSGKVIEILQSDKGPNPLCDKCDGAQKGKPIKGMTILWGLKPDGTATWSGGSVLDPAKGKTYKAKVTLSDGGKKLQMRGYIGIEALGRTQTWVRE; encoded by the coding sequence ATGCGCACCACCTTCAAGACCCTGATGCTGGCCCTGCCGTTGAGCCTGGCCGCGTTCGTCGCGCAGGCCGCCGACACCTCGCCGGTCGGCCGCTGGCAGACCATCGACGACGAAACCGGCAAGCCCAAGTCCATCGTGCAGATCGAGCAGGCCGGCAACGGCACGCTCAGCGGCAAGGTGATCGAGATCCTGCAGTCCGACAAGGGCCCCAACCCGCTGTGCGACAAGTGCGACGGCGCGCAGAAGGGCAAGCCGATCAAGGGCATGACCATCCTGTGGGGGCTCAAGCCGGACGGCACCGCGACCTGGAGCGGCGGCTCGGTGCTGGACCCGGCCAAGGGCAAGACCTACAAGGCCAAGGTCACCCTCAGCGACGGCGGCAAGAAGCTGCAGATGCGCGGCTACATCGGCATCGAGGCGCTGGGGCGGACGCAGACGTGGGTCAGGGAGTGA